The sequence CTACATACAAAAAATGCACATGATTGGTCTATATCATTATGACTACAAAATATAAgtatttaataaagaaataatttctactaATTACATATGTAACAATAAAAGAGGAAGAACCTGTTTAAATAACCTGTCAAGCAActaaaattcactgaaaattaaaagacTGATTTATACATAACTAGTTAGACAAGTAGTGAGAGTTTTTTGATCTCCAAGAAATGGACtacatttttaatgctgtaCATTCATTCCTGCTCCATTGCTAATTTAAGTATGAGGTTTAAATTAGCATGAAGCAAGCAGTTAGACTAAAAGCAAACAGACATCCTCAGAAAAACTCACAAAAGCTTCAGTAattattcaaaatgaaaaacagcacACTGACTATAGCTTAAGCCaagagaagaaagcaatttACACTTATGCCTGAAATACGTCAAGGATTACTCCTTGAAAGAGCAATATTCCAAAGGGGATGCAGAGGagcaaaggagaggaaaaatgaaatgaaaccaaaaccagaaagcCACCTTTCTAGCACATTTACATGTCTTCCTTCAAAAGCCTGTATATATTGACCATAGCCTACACTTCCAAGAAAATCAGTTTCAGAATACTTACTTCGCCTAAACGAGGATGTGTGAAATTATGCCACTCTGAGTAGGAGTATCTACAAGTATCCATCATAGTCTGTCCTCCTCCTTCTTTAACTGATCCCAGAGTCTGATGTCCACCTCCCTTGACTGATTCCAAGGTATGCCCTCTTCCTTTTACCATTTCAAATGtttgctgctctcctgtttTTACTCCATACCCTCCTTGATCACATGTATTTTGTAGAGGAATTATATTGTGatcctaaacaaacaaaacaaaacaaaaaaagcagtagTGAGgacatctttttttctcctcatttctttttcctttttaattcaaaaagaagaaacagcaaTCAGAAGCTTTCACAATTGAATTTTGAGAAGTCTCTTTCTTGGCACTGTGATATTTTGAACAAAGGGCTATCCTTAATGTCTAAAGATCAATAAATCTTAGGAAAGGATACTACGacaagagagaagagaggatATCTGCATTTTAATATGGTATGATACGGTATGATATGATATCAAAGAATGGAAGTTTTATCCCAGTGAAATTTGTACAATCCATATTTGAGTTTATAATGGCATTACATTATTCTTCATAGGCAACAAGAAATTTGACTCGTGCCACCATAACGATTTCTTGGTTTTCaacacaaaatattatttttaaattcatctcCTCTTCTTGGGGAAGACAATGTCAGGGGGTGGAGGATGACAGAAAAGAGGTACTCTAAAGAGCTAAGTTATTCTGGATGAATGCAGTCCTGGACTGAACTATGTTCATGGTAGACTGAAAGAAGCTTAGAtgcaaaaagcaagaaaaatttcATGAACACAGACCTGTTCATGAAGTCAACTGCATTTGAGGTCATTTTTCAGGGGAAGGGTAGAAATTGCACCTGCAATTTACACAGCTATCTGCTAAATATAGAAAtccttctccaaggaaaaagaatatttttccatttacacATTTTCAACACaggcaaaataataattttcagtctAATGTCAATGTTAAAAATGACTGCAAGGTTATTAAAATGTTCACCTGAAGCTGCCAACCAAATCCTTAAAATCTGGAAGAATTACAAGTAGCCAGCCTAACGACCACAAAGTATGTTTAAATGTATATGGTACTACCACCTCTGCCTAAAGTAAGAATTTTCAAATTCTTATTAAATAGCAACGTACATCTAATGATCCCTTCATTGTTAGCCTACCTCCTTTATCAAAACACTTACTTGCAGGTGGTCCTGTTCTCAAATTGCAATGCTATGGACATCTCAATTGCAAGTTTCTATGTTGAAACAGACAACTTACCATCACTTCTTCTCCTGGAGCTTCTGTGTTTGAAATGATTAAATTGTGATTGGCACAATCATCAGTCACCTGCCTGTGCATTACCCCAGCGCCACAGCAGCCACAAATTGTGATCAGGATTActatggaaaaggaaataatacaATAAATTTTACCTCACAATGGTACCTACTTATGTTAGCTAACGAATTTTAAGGGCCTAAGAATCAAGAatggtttaaaaagaaattcatttCCAAAAATGCCCATACTTAAAGCTTTatatattcacttttttttttccaaacagtaTAGGGAGTAATCACTGCATTGTTGAATTATTTCATTCTTCTAAAACACACctgttttttccaaaagaaatgcaAGCATCCTTTATGAAAGCACTGTGACTTACTCAGTTTCACAGTACTGAAAAATTTAGTCCAAACCCAGGTGAAAAATTGTGTCTTATGCCTACAATTAGGTTGCACAGGAGatatttttcttgtctgaaTATGCAAATGTCAAATTACATCACAAGACACTAATAGGCAAGCTAAATGTCCTAATACCAGAAACTTCTGCTTCACAGGAAGGATCAGCAGAATCCTGGAGGACTTCCAGGATTATGCTATAGAACAATCTTATTTAATCCCTTGTATTCATCGTATTCCTCTTAATAATACTACTTGTTGTCAGAAACTCACCCAGAAATGACTTTGAATAACAGAATCATGATTAACTAATACCTTTCCTAAACAACTGACTAAACCTTTCATTCAGGGAACCATTTCGTTTTCTGCACTTTTCAAATTGttagctttaaaataaagaagccCATGACGAAGAGTTCTGCCTAACTGCCCACTGAGAAATTTGATCTCTGAACATATAAACTTCTGTGAAAATTGGCCAAGAGCCACTTTCAAGCTAATTTAGCTTCTCTAGCGTCAGCTGTCAGAGAGATCTGCATCAATGATTCTAACAGGTTGCCTCCTGATGCTGACAGATGGGAAGAAGACATCCAtgacagcactgagcagaggaTGCACAGGGTAAAACCTATCCACAGTAAAATAAAGGATCTATTTGTAAGTGATGCAGTCAAAAGACAGTGAAAAAGAGGTAGGTGACATTTCAAACAGCTCCCCTACTGCAGGTTCCCACATCTGAAAATTCATCTTCAGGATATACCCCAAATTTGGGTATCTGCCCCATTGAGATAAAACACTGATCTAGCTAGACTTTAAAACATGTCCAGGTCCCAGTGTTCTAGCTACTTAAGTAAGAACACCTAGCTGAGATTCAACTGGAGCAAGGCAGTTTTACTATAACCAGAAAAAATGGataagaaagaaggaaaaaaaaaccaaaaaccaaattCTGAAATAATAGCTACTGCATGTCCTCTGTAGTTTTTAAAGATGTTATTAGTCAGAATATCATGATTGATTGTggtaaaaaaccacaaatttccttttgcttttctataTCACCATCATTGTCTCACTGGTTAACAGCAATATTGCTCTTAGAATCTGTTATGTTTTGCGCAGCTCCAGTAGCACAACATATATTCAAGATTTTGGTCTGTTATGAACTGTTCACCCTGTCCTTTAATGCTTCTGCACCTCAGATGGGGCAACCCCGGATGTGTGTGTAAACTGGGGAAAGAGATGCTGGagaacagagctgcagaaagggacctgggggtcctggtccaTGGCAAGTtgaacaggagccagcagtgccctggcagccggGAGGGacaaccctgtcctggggtgcatcaggcacagcagccccagccaggaaagggaggggatcgtcctgctctgctctgggctggggtggcctcacctgcGTGCAGTTTTGGATGCTACAATATAAGGAAGAATTTAAGCTATTAaagagtgtccaaaggagggccatgaagatgGTGAAGAGCCTTGAGAGAAAGCTGTATGAGGAGCTGCTTTTCAGCGTGGAGGAAACAGAGGGGAGACCTCATTTCAGGCACAGTTTCCTCAAGGGAAGctgaggggcagacactgatctcttcactctCGTCACCAGCGACAGGACTCAAGGAAATGGCATTAAGCTTAGTCTGGGGAGGTTTAAGTTGAAtatcaggaaaagatttttcacacaGCCTCCCTccagagcctgttccagtggttgggcactggaacaggctctggAGGGAAGTGGTCAgagcaccaagcctggcagaATTCAGGAAGTGTCTGGACAATattctcaggcacatggtgtgattaTTGGTGCCATGTGTAAGGCCAGGATTTGGATGCAATGATCCTGAcgggtccctttcaactcagtATATTGAATGGTTCCATGATTATATGGGGGTCTTGTAAAATCCCTTGTGAAATCCAGTGTCTCAGATATCCCATGTTTTAACCCACAGCACAAGAGAAATCACAAAATACTCTGGTAAATTGATTTCGGCATTCctagaaacagaaatgtttctagAACTCACAAACTATTTTGAAGTCTTTTGGTTCAAGTGCTAAATGCAGGTGGTTTTGGCCTCACTTACACGAACATACAGAACCTCTCACACAAAATATacttaaacaaataaacagaaatccACACACAGTAACTACAGCACAAGATGAGAGAAGGAAACCTGTGATACTGATATGAACAGAGCAGGTACATTAAGTCAGTGATGACAGCTATACAacagccaaaataaaaaatgaatcGAGTTTAAATCCGGTTCTCTCAGCTAATTTTATAATTAAGTGACTTGtactttgtgttttaaaaaaatgtacttaCGCAGCAATAATAATGATCCTAAGATCATTGCAAGGATGGCCCAGAGACCAAGGGTAACATTTCCACCAGCAAGCTGACGAGTTCTGCCATCGCATTCACTTGGAGTAACACAGTCACAGAGATTAACTCTTACTATGTTCTCTCCTATCTTTCCTCCATTATCAATCACACTTACAGGAATTTCATAAATTCCATAAGGAATATCACTCTTTGGTGAAAGATACCAAGAATTATCtgtaaaaaaaagacaaaacgAGATCTATGATCAACGATGCTTGAAACTCAGTTGTCACAAATGTGCCCATAATCACAATTTTCCCTTCTGTTACAGCTATACTGCTACCAGATCCACAGTAATTAGCTTCAAGTTAGATTAAATGCGTTAATACAAAACTAGATCTTGAATGGATTTATACATTCAGCACCTTTGAAATGTTAAAACTGACAAAGTATACCTTATACAACCCTCTGAAAATATATGATTTGAAATTCTGAAGTTGATTTAGTTCATTATAGGAAATGACAGTACTTGGGCTTACTAGTATAGATCATCAACTAAACtgacatttattaaaaaggcTTTTGGTAGCGTGATTGGAATAGTTAATTATAAACTTAATTTATACCTCTTCTACTCTTTAGTTATATTGCTGTATTCAGGGAGAATGACTatttccagtgggaaaaaaaccatttaaTCTCCTGTCCTGTTTAGAGGCAATGATTAATGACCATATTCTTTGAGagccaaaataaataatttgtaaaaaaatgtaCAAGACTGACACTGATGTACATAATGGTTGTTTTATGATGAGCTATATGAAACAATGGGTATCATCCAAAATGCAGCTTTCAATTTGCCTGATATAAAACTTGAAACTCTTAGATGTCTCTGCTTtcaaatttttctgtcttttgccTTTCTTAGAGAGATGGAATGCTACAGAATCATATCCTTTGCAACCAATTCATGTCACCATAGTAAAAACGTAAGTGCTGCTCTTGTTGCCATCGTCTGGCAACCACCAGGAAACGACCATCAGCTATAACTTTTTATATCAACAAATTTCAGGAAACAGTGCTTCCTTAGCTAATAAATTGTTTATCTACTGCCCAGGTCAGCTTTACAAAAAGTGTGCTGAGTAACAGCAGTAGTAACATAAAAACTTCCAGAACTTTTGGTCAGCTTATAATAATTGTAGGTAAAGTTTCAGTTTCCCAGTCCTCCATCATAATAACTGACTAAGAAAAGTTCTATTTCTCTTTGGAATACTAGCCATTTCATTCTTAAATTCCTTATGAATTATGAATCTAtacttcattttccaggtgttaGTGCATTACATCagattttgttctttctcctgATCTTCTTATGTCATGATTTCAGACAGCAGCTGATTTCTGACCCAAGGATGTTTGGGACagattcttcttcttctgtatGGTTTAAGAGACAGATCTTTCTCCTTGCCTTTGGGATGCCAACAGTAACTAGAGGGACCACTAGAGATCATCAGCAAGCCCCGAAGTATCTCCACTGACTACACCAATTCCAAGCAGAGATTCATCCACTCTATTCTTGCAGAACACACAAGTGAGAGGCAGCAAAGCCTCCTCTGGCAGCCTACAGctgagtgaggaggaggaggaagtttTCACATACCATCGTGTGGAGTTAGCTTCCACATGGAAGCCAGTCTGCGGTCGTTAATGCGATACTCGAAGGGTGCGCTGTACGGAGCCTCGTCGCCATCCTGGGCCGTGAGGCAAATCGGTTTTCTGTCTCTGCACATGATATAGTCTGTTTGAGTGATCCGGGGGAAATTCTTGTTACCAGGCACGATGCAAACCTGAATTGTTCCAGTGCCTGTTTTACCATCTATGAGATAAAAATAACTGGGTTTAGCGCTTACTTCGAACATTGACACATTAGTTTCTGGTCCAAACTTTCACAGTTAAATATCATCAACTGTAATATTCATGTTTAGAAGTAAGGTGTGAAGCAACTGCTGATTTAGccagagagagagggggagtTCTCACAGCTCTTTCTTGGCTGCTTCTCATTGCTTGGCTGGTTGCAGATgcatcagcagctcccacaTCTCCATATTCTGCATGTGCAGAATGTATTTTGctgagtgtgtgtgtctgtgtgggaACACATACTACTCTAACAGGTACGAAGGGTAAGAGGAGGAAGAACTCATAAACTAGGAGTAAAGGACACTAtgacaagcagagaaaaaagcagaaagtgaaGATTTCCAGCCTTCTAACTTCCGGAAGGAGAAAATTACCTACACTTTCCCTACCTTCACCTCTCCTGGGAACAAAAACACTACGGGAACAGAGCACTTCTTTCTGTCCTCTACCCTTTAAGTCACCATGCATTCATCAGCAGCACATACCATGTCACCAAAGTCAACACTCAAGAAATAAATGAACTCTTCCTTCCTATTACAGTTTTTCCAATACACAAATGGTCAATGCTTGTCATATGCATTCCAGTGAAATTACATCAAGTCTACTTTTTAATCGTTTTTCTAGAAATAGTTGATTGCAGATGCCTATATCATGCTTACCATATAGACAATAGAAGTTCTAAACAATTTAAATTTGTATTATTTACATTTgactttaaaatgcaaaactttGACAGAGTTAGAATTGTTTGCTGCAAGTTCAATGACTTCTTTTCAAAAAGTCCTCCCTACTTTCTCTGTTGTCTAGCTCACAACTGCCAAGAGCTATCACTTTAAAAAGAATAGtcaagaaatagaagaaatataCTCCAGAGAATAATATCtcaatttaaaattactaaTGGCTTTTAAACTGAGCAGATAACTTCTCAAAACGTTGAGATCATGCCTGATTTATAAAGGCTCTCCCTACTAAATAATATTCCCTAAGCATTTGACAGAGCTATCACAAAGACAAGACAATGGACCAGGTGTGCCACTGGTCTGAACCACTACAGTTGTACCCACACTACATTTGCACATACATATCTGATACACACCACAGAGACTCCAACAACATTTAGTACTCACTTCTGTCTATTGCAAGGACTGTGACATTGCATTGACCTCGTCTCATTTCTCCTATGTCTCGGTCCAAGACCCTAACAGTTCTGATTTCACCTGATTTGTCATCTATGTTGACCCAATTACACTGGCCAGGCGGTATCCGGTATCTGTGAAGAATAATTTGTCTTGTTAAAGATCCCAAacatatgtatacacacacatatctaGATCCATGCATTCATATACACTGACAGGTGTGCAGgtgcacacacatacatacagcCTCAACAACTATTTCCCCCTTCCCGTATCCCACCcatgctgtatttaaaaaaaacctagtAAATAAAGTAGTTTCATACCTTATGCCCTCACTGTTTCCAGTTTCTGGGTCTTCTGCCACATATCTCCCAATAGCCGTCCCGATATCTTCGCATTCTTTAACGTCTAAGCGCAACAGACAGGGTTTAAACACCGGTCCCTCGTCCATATCCAGGACGTGCACAGTAACAGAGCAGGTGCTCTGGGAAAGTTGCTGGGAATGAGGAGCCAGGAGGTAGGGTGCCTCATTGTTGACTCCAATCACCAGGATCCTTTGCTTGGCAGTTTCATAGTCCAGTCCCTGTAACAAAGATGAAGCggtgttttttcccttcaaacCAATACAAAACCTAACATTCTTTTCATGCAATTATTACAGCTGAAACTGTACCACATTTACAAAAGAATCCAACTGTCCTCAAATAAGCCATTGAGACAGAGTAGAaggacatgatttttttttctttttaaacgTAAAATTTTAAGTTAGTCAAAGAAAAAGGCCTAGAAAATACCCAAGCAAGCAATACCACTGCAAAATTTTGGATAAATGTTCTGAAAATTAGttactaaaagaacagaaagcaaTTAAAAGTAGTGGGGGATTTTCTGCTTCCGATTTAGTTAGCCGTTATTTTAGCTTACATGTATTTCATTTTCACCAATGGTCAATCACACTTCTCTCTAGAAGCTACAAATCAACCTGAGAATTTATGGAGTTGACAGTAAGTAGTAACCATTTATTCTTTAGACACATTCTCCAAAGtcattttatgcttttaataTAGCTAATATTATCCTAAAGTCATAATATTCTCTAGTCTACTACAGCATTACAATAAATATAAGAAATTTCGACTATGTTCATATACCAGGGACAGAGCTTTAGAAAAAGTTCCAATCATTACTAGgaacaaaaaaaccataataaataatattaattaaaaaaattactagcATCTCTACCTCTAGAATTTACATGTTCAAGTTTTAATACTAATCTCTTCTGCTCCTTAGAAGTTACTTCTTATGGCAGTTataaaagataatgaaaaagaGGCAAAGGGATCTGCTGAAGGACAGATGCAATGGGCCTTTTACCTCACATCTGTAAAACACTGATAACAAATAATTAAACTGACACAAATTCTTTTATGCATATGGACTTCCTCACATGCCAGAAAAGCAAACCTGAAGTCAGTACattgcaaaataaaacctgGAGGGCTTTATGCTGAACAAGGAAGTCTACTTAACTCCCAGAGAGAACAAGACTGAAGAAGGTGCTCAATCTTTCCCTGCTTTGCCACTCTCTCATTTCTGTCAAAAACCATGAATCATTCCTCAGTTACATCCCTAGGTCTAAACAACTCCAACTGTAGAACCAGGCCAAAGCACCAAGctcttttgaaatgaaaaaccAAATTCTTTGGATTCTGAACCCACAAAATTGAGGAACAATCTGGAAGGTGAGCTTTGTGCATTatgttttaaaaccaaaacttgAAAATCCATAAATTTTGTCCTAGCCCTTCAATTTTTACTTACCTTAACAACACACAGTATTCCTTCATTTGTGTTTTTGTCTGTTGTAATTTCAAAGGCCTGATCATCATTTCCTCTTATAATTTCATATACTGCTCCTGAGCCAGGTGAACCAGGTTCATCAAGATCAACCACAGAGACTCTCAGTACTTCCACATTCACTCTGTTTTCTTCCACTCGTGTTTCATACTTGGAGTacccaaaaaaaattaatttaaatcagAGAATAGTGTTCCACAAGGCAGGACTGAAGAACATCATATTTCAATAAGACTACTTCAACCTAAGGAGTCGATTTACCAGGTTgatgtaattatttattttgttttgatgcaTTAGcatatttttcccattcctccccCTGAGTCAAACAATAAACCTTTCCTGACAGCACAATTGAAATCTCAGCTTCTTCATACACATAAACTATCACTGACACAATTAATTCTGGAATTCTCCTtacagaaaaagtaaattagCACAGTTTCCCTCAGTTAAATCAGCTATAGATTGTAATTTGCATTCAACATGATCAAGCTGAGAACTAGAAAAGGCATTGgggtaaatttttaaaaatatataaataaaccaacaataaaaatctgcaaatataattttgcagataaactgcaaataaaaatttgcaaaaatacaaaaaggatTAAATACATCTCTACTTTGATGGCAAAAGATAAaagggttttttgtatttttgtgttaTTCTGTACAAGCTGAAGAAGAGCAGTTAAGAGTAATCTCAATCAGTATTATTGACGATATTCTACACTAGTGAACAGAAGGGGTAAATTACATGCATTCCTTatgaataataaattattttttcatatatttcatATTACAAAATCTCCTGTGGTATTTGAGATGCATACACAGTTGTTGAGACATACTCTTAGCCCTGAATCATACTCACGGCTAGAATAGGCAAAGACATTTCTATTGGCATTAACTGTCTCAGGGCATTAGACTTCATATTTGAGGGACTGTCCATCAGGAAATTAGAAAGGGGatgaaaataccttttttttacctttataCAGACATTTTACTTATGCAGACTTACTTGTAACTGTTTAAAGGTTGGTGCATTGTCATTCGTATCCTCGATTTTGACGACAACTGTTCCTGTAGTGCACAAACCAAAAGGCTGACCTGCCATATCTCTCACTTCAACTAACAAAGTGTAACTCGGTACAAgctaaaaagaagaagaaaaccatACAGAAGTTTGTCATACTCACTTTTTTAACTGCATAATAACACATAGTTACACAGGAGTAGaactaaatatttcatttgtgtTCCGTAACTCTGCTCTAAATTCAGTGCTTTCCAACAAAATGAGACAATTGGCTTTGGGGCTTTTTGCCCTATAgctcaaaaggaaaaggagaaaaataattttcagtggCTAAGCAGTACTGAGCTCAGTCAGCATCTGTTAGTAACATGCATGCTATATCCTGTATCAAATAAAGCTCCTCACAATGTCAGTGTTATTTTCCAGAACCTGAAGTTTTGGAAGATACAGATGACACACTTTCATCTGCTATTTCTCTCCCCTTTGGAGCAACAGAGTATTCCCTACAGGTGAAATGTTTCAATGCATGTCTCTTATTTCACTGAGGATGAAGAAAACTGTGCTGCAACCAGCCTCTGTCTGGGCAATACAGGTTAAGGCAATGCCTGTCATTTGGCAGGGTCTGGCACTGAAGGAGTCAGCATCCTTATCACTTCCAAGGGGCTCCCCAACAGGAAGCAGCCCACTTAAATCCCTAACTTAAACCAGAAGagcagaaagcttttttttttaatgtaaacaaCCAAGGAAAGGGggaccaggggaaaaaaaggtgagggcagaggggagggaacACACAGTACAGATGGATTAGgcacaaaaagagaaagtttgTAAATCAAGATAATAACTCTAGATCTGAGTGCCTGGAAGTAGCACTAGGTTTCTCTGGTGCAGGAATGAAATCTCCTGTTCTTCTTCGTAAGTTTAACTTTAAAAGATAGGCAGTGGACTAGTTTTTCAATCCCTCCTTCCTTCAAGTTGTCACTGTGACAGCTTCCTTAGTAGTCACAGTGATGCTCACAATCACTGCAATTTTCTCCTGCTAAAAAAGCTAAGCACTGTAACTGCTAGCGCAAAGTTTTGTCACATGATGTTTTATGTGTATTTTCAGCCACGAAACAACACAAGTATGCCATAACTCCTTTCATCTACAGAAAAGTTGTGCCTGTTGCAATGTCCCCTAGAATGACTGTCTTACGCgagaattattattttgaattacaCCCGTCATTCTTTCCCTAGTGTAAACAATCTCACATGACATTCtatcaaaaaaaagaaatcctgtaTCTTATTTGCTTGAAAGCTagctgataaaaataaatgggtggcacattaattttaagaaatggtATGTTACTGTTTAGGTTTCAGCTATTGCAGATATTTCTGGTTAATATAAGATGACTGACTACTTCCAGAGAAACCGGTTCATCTTCTCTGAGAAGAAGCAAGAAACACCGCAAATCAAGCTTAATCAGGAGGAAACAGTGGCTCATGGGATTCCTGAACACAGAAAGTGTTCagtaaaaaagtgaaaaatccaTAGGTTGAACAGCTGAGCAGTAGGAAGTTCTCTGCCAAGGTTAGCTAGAATATGGCAATCTATGCAGAAACTCTCTGGACTACTTACAGGTTTCTGAAAAGCTTCAGAAGAAGCCTTAGagacattaataaaaaaatggaaatcaaaTTATGTCTGTTGATCCCCATGCCAGCAtttcatagagtcatagaaaggcttggattggaagggattctaaaaatcatctagttccaaactGCCCATGACATGGGATTTCACCCCCATGAACTTCCACCCCCTAAATCAGTTCGCTCAGGACATGGTACCACCTGGccctgaacatttccaggaatggggcatccacaacctctctgggcaacctgtccagtgcctcactacccctgagtaaataatttctttccaacATCTAACCTAAATATCTCCTCTTTTGGTTTAAAACCACTTCCCATTGTCCTATCACTACCTGcccatgcaaaaaaaaaaaagtcactttcctttttttataaGCCCCATTTAACAACTAAAAGGCTGTAATGAGTcttctcttctctaggctgaacaactccaattctctcagcctgtcttcatagaaGAGGTGCTCCACCTTTTGGGTTTGCACTTCTTCACatccctcctctggacctgctctaACAGGACCATGTCCTTTCCgcactgaggagcccagagctgcaggtggggtctcacaagggcagagcagagcagtgttaAGCCATCTGTGTGCACTAAATGACAGCTGAGAATGCTTCAGGAAAGATCACCTCTCTGTCCAGCTGCGGCAGCAATACAGAGATGacacctgtgtccccatgtAAAGAAAACGCGGGGGTAATCGGTGGGGTTTGTGACACAATGCGGTATTTCAACGTGGTATGCAGAGTATAAGGCTCATCTCTGTCCTCTGCAATCACTTTCCCAACAACAACACCTGTGAACACAATACAGCAATTTTTAGTTTCAGAAAGAtctgcaaataataaaaaaaaatatatttgaaaaggtatttctgttttaaacttGTGAAGAGAGCTACTTGAACATGTATTGCCACTCTTTGCAAATTCAGTCTTTGCTGCAATATAATACTCCCCAAGAAATCTCACTGAAACGTCTTAGAAGGCAGGATCACACCTAGTCATACCAGTATGTAACAAAGCTGAGTAGTGGTAAGTGTGTTCAGTGATTTAAAACAATTCTTACCAGGTCTGGAATTTTCAGGGACACAAAATTCAAAAAGGTCCTGTGTAAAATATGGAGCATTATCATTGTCGTCCTCTATCCTAATTGTATGCACAAGTGGTACTTCTGGTGAATAACCATCTGGAGTGGTTGCAAAGCAGATGATCTGTAAGAAAAATTCAGTGCTTAAGCAACATGCAGAACTTTCAGTTCAATGGAGGAGtccataaaacaaaattaaatacagcaTGCAAAGCACATCCTTCTCAAGACCAGGCTCTTCAGGAGCATGGAAGGGGATGTTACTGCTATCTTAGAgtgaaagcagaacaaaacctcTGAATGCTTTCCAATCTTTCCCCCTTCCATTCTTCACAC comes from Camarhynchus parvulus chromosome 2, STF_HiC, whole genome shotgun sequence and encodes:
- the DSC1 gene encoding desmocollin-1 isoform X1 is translated as MAPAAPRLVLGLLVLSLCCEACKKVIFHVPSELEADKLVGRVDLKECLQSAEFISSSDGNFKVLEDGSVYTTSALSLSAEKKTFTILLKDIQEQVEKKIHVDLVEEEKKTPNTRHARDTVLKRTKRRWGPIPSVMIENSLGPFPLQIQQVQSDTAQNYTIYYSASGPGIDQDPKGLFYIERETGNIFATRAVDREQYPSFQIICFATTPDGYSPEVPLVHTIRIEDDNDNAPYFTQDLFEFCVPENSRPGVVVGKVIAEDRDEPYTLHTTLKYRIVSQTPPITPAFSLHGDTGVISVLLPQLDRELVPSYTLLVEVRDMAGQPFGLCTTGTVVVKIEDTNDNAPTFKQLQYETRVEENRVNVEVLRVSVVDLDEPGSPGSGAVYEIIRGNDDQAFEITTDKNTNEGILCVVKGLDYETAKQRILVIGVNNEAPYLLAPHSQQLSQSTCSVTVHVLDMDEGPVFKPCLLRLDVKECEDIGTAIGRYVAEDPETGNSEGIRYRIPPGQCNWVNIDDKSGEIRTVRVLDRDIGEMRRGQCNVTVLAIDRNGKTGTGTIQVCIVPGNKNFPRITQTDYIMCRDRKPICLTAQDGDEAPYSAPFEYRINDRRLASMWKLTPHDDNSWYLSPKSDIPYGIYEIPVSVIDNGGKIGENIVRVNLCDCVTPSECDGRTRQLAGGNVTLGLWAILAMILGSLLLLLILITICGCCGAGVMHRQVTDDCANHNLIISNTEAPGEEVMDHNIIPLQNTCDQGGYGVKTGEQQTFEMVKGRGHTLESVKGGGHQTLGSVKEGGGQTMMDTCRYSYSEWHNFTHPRLGEKVHLCRQDEEQKHSEDYLLSYNYEGKGSLAGSVGCCSDQHEEEALDFLDQLEPKFRTLAETCIKR
- the DSC1 gene encoding desmocollin-1 isoform X2; protein product: MAPAAPRLVLGLLVLSLCCEACKKVIFHVPSELEADKLVGRVDLKECLQSAEFISSSDGNFKVLEDGSVYTTSALSLSAEKKTFTILLKDIQEQVEKKIHVDLVEEEKKTPNTRHARDTVLKRTKRRWGPIPSVMIENSLGPFPLQIQQVQSDTAQNYTIYYSASGPGIDQDPKGLFYIERETGNIFATRAVDREQYPSFQIICFATTPDGYSPEVPLVHTIRIEDDNDNAPYFTQDLFEFCVPENSRPGVVVGKVIAEDRDEPYTLHTTLKYRIVSQTPPITPAFSLHGDTGVISVLLPQLDRELVPSYTLLVEVRDMAGQPFGLCTTGTVVVKIEDTNDNAPTFKQLQYETRVEENRVNVEVLRVSVVDLDEPGSPGSGAVYEIIRGNDDQAFEITTDKNTNEGILCVVKGLDYETAKQRILVIGVNNEAPYLLAPHSQQLSQSTCSVTVHVLDMDEGPVFKPCLLRLDVKECEDIGTAIGRYVAEDPETGNSEGIRYRIPPGQCNWVNIDDKSGEIRTVRVLDRDIGEMRRGQCNVTVLAIDRNGKTGTGTIQVCIVPGNKNFPRITQTDYIMCRDRKPICLTAQDGDEAPYSAPFEYRINDRRLASMWKLTPHDDNSWYLSPKSDIPYGIYEIPVSVIDNGGKIGENIVRVNLCDCVTPSECDGRTRQLAGGNVTLGLWAILAMILGSLLLLLILITICGCCGAGVMHRQVTDDCANHNLIISNTEAPGEEVMDHNIIPLQNTCDQGGYGVKTGEQQTFEMVKGRGHTLESVKGGGHQTLGSVKEGGGQTMMDTCRYSYSEWHNFTHPRLGEESIRGHTVIKNN